A stretch of Scheffersomyces stipitis CBS 6054 chromosome 2, complete sequence DNA encodes these proteins:
- a CDS encoding coatomer alpha subunit (go_funtion protein transporter activity~go_process intracellular protein transport), translating to MKMLTKFESKSSRAKGVAFHPKRPWVLVSLHSSTIQLWDYRMGTLIDRFEDHVGPVRCVDFHPTQPLFVSGGDDYSIKVWSLNTRKCIFTLNGHLDYIRTVSFHHDLPWIISCSDDQTIRIWNWQNRQEIACLTGHNHYVMSAQFHPTEDLIVSASLDQTVRVWDISGLRKKHSAPTSSMRSFEDQLQRQQLPQQDIFGNVNAIVKYVLEGHDKGVNFASFHPTLPLIVSAGDDRVVKLWRMSDTKAWEVDTCRGHTGNVLSAVFHPHEDLILSVSDDKTIRVWDLNKRVPIKQFRRESDRFWLIASHPTINLFAACHDSGVMVFKLERERPAHTISQNKLLYVNAEKQVQSYDIQRNENSLPMLSLKKIGKTWSFMRTMSYNQSDNSILVTHGEGDNSNYALISLPKHVTGAIEPTDVRQGEGNFACFITRNRFISFIKSSKTLHVKDMNNNITKTIQLDSSVTDVLYGGPGRVLLVKSHSITNYDVQQRKELSELSVNNVKYVSWSNDGQYLALLSKHTITIANKDLELITSMHETIRIKSAAWDDSGVLLYSTLNHIKYTLLNGDNGIIKTLENTLYITKIVQRQVYCLNRSGEVEVITIDPTEYRFKKSLVNKNFNEVLRIIKNSNLVGQNIIAYLQKKGYPEVALQFVQDPETRFELALECSNLQVALEQAKILNNNTIWEKLGDEALNQGNFEVVEFVYQQLHLFDKLSFLYTYKGDKERLSKMSTIAEHRGDYSALVQNTLYNNDIKKRCEVYIQGGMLPLAYVLAKSNGLVELAKQILEEAGVEEKDVQLPEIGEVVPLPEPLAEPIGNWPLKESSLSFFENALLNGQVENLSIEEDKAVEQFEDASASIADFNDEDEVFEDDAGAWDLDDDLDIPEDEAPVIDTAFPAAPTAEGEIGYWLRNVKTAGGYAAAGAFDQAASLLNKQLGLVNFEPLRKNFFEVYSSSKLYLPGIDDLPPMKNYIRQDNDEDNPSKFKPFVPGYDKLEERLAVGFKHFNANNLEDAIAQFRDIIYSIVLLTVEDDEQEAKCRDVLTLCREYILGLSIELARRALDPDDIQRNLELAAYFTKAELQNPHKLNALQVAMTQAFKHKNFASASYFADEILKLSPSGPRAERAQKVKTRADTIASDAVDINFDPYAEFDICAATYTPIFRGEPSVTEELVGAKYKPEYRGTLCKITGITQVGAQASGLRIIG from the coding sequence ATGAAGATGCTCACCAAGTTTGAGTCCAAGTCGTCCCGGGCTAAGGGAGTGGCTTTCCATCCCAAGAGACCTTGGGTTTTAGTCTCGTTGCACTCTTCCACCATTCAGTTATGGGATTACCGTATGGGAACGTTGATTGACCGATTCGAGGATCACGTTGGCCCTGTTAGATGTGTAGACTTCCATCCAACGCAGCCTTTATTTGTTTCAGGAGGTGATGATTATTCGATTAAGGTCTGGTCTTTGAATACGCGTAAGTGTATTTTCACGTTGAACGGGCATTTGGATTATATCCGTACTGTTTCGTTCCATCACGACTTGCCTTGGATCATTTCGTGTTCTGATGACCAGACAATCCGAATCTGGAATTGGCAGAACCGTCAGGAAATCGCCTGCTTGACTGGTCACAACCACTACGTGATGTCTGCGCAGTTCCATCCAACAGAAGACTTGATTGTGTCGGCTTCGTTGGATCAGACTGTGAGAGTCTGGGACATTTCGGGCTTGCGCAAGAAGCACTCAGCTCCTACCTCGTCCATGAGATCGTTTGAAGACCAGTTGCAGAGACAGCAGTTGCCCCAGCAAGATATTTTTGGTAACGTAAACGCCATTGTGAAGTACGTATTAGAAGGACACGATAAGGGTGTCAATTTCGCTTCCTTTCATCCTACGTTACCTTTGATTGTCTCTGCTGGTGATGACCGCGTTGTCAAGTTGTGGAGAATGAGCGACACGAAGGCATGGGAGGTCGATACGTGTCGTGGACATACTGGCAACGTCTTGAGTGCAGTTTTCCACCCACACGAGGATTTGATTCTCTCTGTTTCAGACGACAAGACCATCAGAGTCTGggacttgaacaagagagTGCCTATCAAGCAGTTCAGAAGAGAACTGGATCGGTTCTGGTTGATTGCTTCTCACCCAACTATCAACTTATTCGCTGCGTGCCATGATTCTGGAGTAATggtgttcaagttggaaagagaaagaccaGCCCATACCATCTCTCAGAACAAGCTCTTGTATGTTAATGCGGAGAAACAGGTTCAATCATACGACATCCAGAGAAACGAGAACTCGTTGCCAatgttgtcgttgaagaagatcgGTAAGACCTGGTCCTTCATGAGAACCATGTCCTACAACCAATCTGACAACTCTATCTTGGTGACTCATGGTGAGGGGGACAACTCGAACTACGCTTTGATCTCCTTACCTAAACACGTAACCGGTGCTATTGAACCTACAGACGTCAGACAAGGTGAAGGTAACTTTGCCTGTTTCATaaccagaaacagattcATCAGTTTCATCAAATCGTCCAAGACTTTACATGTTAAAGACATGAACAATAACATCACCAAGACCATTCAATTAGACTCCTCAGTAACTGATGTATTGTATGGTGGTCCCGGTAGAGTTTTGTTGGTCAAGAGCCACTCGATCACCAACTATGATGTTCAACAGAGAAAGGAGTTATCTGAACTCAGTGTTAACAACGTAAAATACGTATCGTGGTCGAATGATGGCCAGTACTTGGCATTGTTATCTAAACATACTATCACCATAGCCAACAAAGACTTGGAATTGATCACCTCCATGCATGAAACAATCAGAATCAAGAGTGCTGCATGGGATGACTCTGGAGTCTTGTTGTACTCAACGTTAAACCACATCAAGTACACCTTGTTGAATGGTGACAACGGTATCATCAAGACTTTGGAAAACACCTTGTACATTACCAAGATTGTACAAAGACAGGTTTACTGTTTGAACCGTAGTGGTGAAGTTGAGGTTATCACCATTGACCCAACTGAATACAGGTTTAAGAAGTCGTTggtcaacaagaacttcaacgaagtTTTGAGAATTATCAAGAACTCCAACTTGGTCGGCCAAAATATCATCGCCTACTTGCAGAAGAAGGGCTACCCTGAAGTTGCTTTGCAGTTTGTCCAAGACCCTGAGACCAGATTTGAATTAGCCTTGGAATGTAGCAACTTACAAGTAGCTCTTGAACAGGcaaagatcttgaacaacaacaccatCTGGGAGAAGTTGGGTGACGAGGCATTAAACCAAGGTAACTTTGAAGTAGTTGAGTTTGTTTACCAGCAGTTACATTTGTTTGACAAGTTATCATTCTTATACACGTACAAGGGTGATAAGGAAAGATTGAGCAAGATGTCCACTATTGCCGAACACCGTGGTGACTATTCCGCCTTGGTCCAGAATACTTTGTACAACAATGATATCAAAAAGAGATGCGAAGTGTACATTCAAGGTGGTATGTTACCATTGGCTTATGTATTGGCTAAATCAAATGGTCTAGTTGAATTGGCTAAGCAGATCTTGGAGGAAGCTGgtgtagaagaaaaggatgTACAATTGCCAGAGATTGGTGAGGTAGTTCCATTGCCTGAACCTCTTGCTGAGCCTATAGGCAACTGGCCATTGAAGGAGTCGTCTTTGTCCTTCTTTGAGAATGCCCTTTTGAATGGTCAGGTCGAAAACTTGTcgattgaagaagacaaggCTGTAGAGCAGTTTGAAGACGCATCGGCATCTATTGCAGACTtcaatgatgaagatgaagtctTCGAGGATGACGCGGGAGCCTGGGATTTGGACGATGACTTGGACATtccagaagatgaagctcCTGTTATTGATACTGCCTTCCCAGCTGCTCCTACTGCCGAGGGAGAGATTGGATACTGGCTCCGTAACGTCAAAACTGCTGGTGGTTATGCTGCTGCGGGTGCATTTGATCAGGCAGCTTCGTTATTGAACAAGCAATTGGGATTGGTGAATTTCGAGCCATTGCGTAAGAACTTTTTTGAAGTGTActcatcttcaaagttgtACTTGCCAGGTATCGATGACTTGCCACCAATGAAGAACTACATCAGACAAgacaacgacgaagatAACCCCAGCAAGTTCAAGCCGTTTGTTCCTGGATatgacaagttggaagaacGTTTGGCTGTAGGCTTCAAACATTTCAatgccaacaacttggaagacgCCATAGCCCAGTTCAGAGACATTATCTACAGCATTGTGTTGTTGACcgttgaagatgatgaacaGGAAGCCAAGTGTAGGGACGTATTGACTTTATGTCGTGAGTATATCTTGGGATTGTCAATTGAATTGGCCCGTCGTGCTTTGGATCCAGACGATATCCAACGTAACTTAGAGTTGGCTGCTTACTTCACCAAAGCCGAACTTCAGAATCCTCACAAGCTCAATGCATTGCAAGTGGCCATGACACAAGCATTTAAGCACAAGAACTTTGCCAGTGCCTCCTACTTTGCAgatgaaatcttgaagCTTTCTCCTTCTGGCCCCAGAGCCGAACGTGCACAAAAAGTCAAGACTAGAGCCGACACCATTGCCAGCGATGCTGTCGATATCAACTTTGACCCCTACGCCGAATTCGACATTTGTGCTGCTACCTACACTCCTATCTTCCGCGGCGAGCCTTCTGTTACCGAAGAGTTGGTTGGTGCAAAGTACAAGCCTGAGTACAGGGGCACCCTCTGTAAGATCACCGGAATCACTCAGGTTGGAGCCCAGGCCTCAGGTTTGCGCATAATAGGGTAG
- a CDS encoding family 18 glycosyl hydrolase (go_funtion hydrolase activity, hydrolyzing O-glycosyl compounds~go_process carbohydrate metabolism), whose product MAVYTCNETVTCPESAPCCSQYGECGTGAYCLGGCDVRFSFNLSSCMPMPRMSSFETNFTDIDSVEIQTEYLGNSSESDWVYTGWAATHDDALLLQMPKNSSGTVLSSTKYLWYGKVSATLKTSHDTGVITAFILYSDVKDEIDYEFVGYNLTSPQTNFYALGILNYTNAGNASSTDTFENWHDYELDWKEDSITWSINGKQVRVLNKADTWNETSKRYNFPQTPSRIQMSLWPGGGAGNGIGTIAWAGGAINWDSEDIQQYGYYYAYLKSVSVEAYDLPDGVKSDGSKKASEYNAFLYNATGLVNEDDVYLTNKKTWLGSNNATGFNPQNDKDPKVVSAKNKTST is encoded by the coding sequence ATGGCCGTCTACACCTGTAACGAAACCGTTACGTGTCCAGAGTCGGCTCCTTGTTGTTCCCAGTACGGTGAATGTGGTACTGGTGCCTACTGTTTGGGTGGTTGTGACGTTCGTTTCTCGTTCAACTTATCGTCATGTATGCCTATGCCCAGAATGAGCTCGTTCGAAACCAACTTCACCGACATAGACTCGGTCGAAATCCAGACTGAATATTTGGGTAACTCTTCTGAGTCAGACTGGGTGTACACTGGCTGGGCTGCTACTCATGATGATGCTCTTTTGTTACAAATGCCCAAGAATTCGTCCGGTACCGTTCTTTCCTCTACCAAATACTTGTGGTACGGAAAGGTTTCGGCTACTCTTAAAACTTCTCATGACACTGGTGTGATCACTGCCTTCATTTTGTACTCAGATGTCAAGGATGAAATCGATTATGAATTCGTTGGTTACAACTTGACCAGTCCCCAAACTAACTTCTATGCCTTGGGGATCTTGAACTATACCAATGCAGGCAATGCTTCGTCTACTGATACTTTTGAAAACTGGCACGACTATGAATTGGACTGGAAGGAAGACTCAATTACCTGGTCTATTAACGGTAAACAAGTTCGTGTGTTGAATAAGGCAGACACCTGGAACGAAACTTCCAAGAGATACAACTTCCCCCAGACTCCTTCAAGAATCCAGATGTCTTTATGGCCCGGTGGTGGTGCCGGTAACGGTATTGGTACGATTGCATGGGCCGGTGGTGCTATCAACTGGGATTCGGAAGATATCCAACAATACGGCTACTATTATGCGTACTTGAAGTCTGTCTCCGTTGAAGCTTATGATTTGCCAGATGGAGTCAAACTGGACGGTTCTAAAAAGGCAAGTGAATATAATGCCTTCCTTTACAACGCAACTGGTCTTGTAAACGAAGATGATGTCTATttgaccaacaagaagacttggTTGGGAAGCAACAATGCTACTGGGTTTAACCCCCAAAATGATAAAGACCCAAAGGTGGTCTCGGCCAAGAACAAGACCTCGACC
- a CDS encoding protein-tyrosine-phosphatase (go_process signal transduction), whose amino-acid sequence MKTHLLAVPSKRSEEVNWLKPLSNYLLSTYGSTSEYTEDLTAFNKLRQDIRGVNADNTGINLYYKYYSQLELLDLRVPFNVVNASKKINFTWHDAFQPSLVNKQGALPFEKANVLFNLGALLSEYAKVRYEESQRSVAGTEEASTKEAIQLFQQAAGIYQFLNENFLHAPSLDLNQSTVKFLVKLMLAQAQEVFVLTVITGDLEGKKNSLVSKLCRSASVHYEECHNMTSYISSLGSNFDDFAVVDSEDLEEDFLDKPDDSDETTEASTSHVPAKLDASWIATVTLKMHYYKSLSYYYNAMNLEAGKKYGDALAYYTKSQDILHEINSTLLRNISKAGSNEAYEILDNYKYQKDAVGIKLTDLTKDNDLIYHEIIPSLVTLPDIKPLDSTKVIPITQNTTFQEINDHNYNNFMSNVVPVNIHELSSFYSEEKSQFLRNELDAVDVSNEEISSVLEYLKLPKALVTIKELINSTENSDTDSSGSSIDPKIEAIANEISSEYANDQLNRQKISQLRKEIYENISQSEEIASKQVSESLTSFKMDLVKIKKSLYDATNSDNQLFGLINDDSQSLYALLGKGSNSEELKNLFKTSSDKSQASKPDISLLDMIDTEVKSPKDQILSQIKVLEDILHDLNVIKANKTKLVETLKKEIHNDDISDILILNSKMKSTNEIKTLIFPEELKKFQPYNEELDKLIQKEKSFVNDLRTEWGKLSSDPEIKNIQSSKASKDQLVASQSARITSFYNDSWKKYSLGLKRGSQFYAGLLDSAINLKGNIQNEADRAAIKPRSSLTSSFDGLSLNQQPPLPPQQHYQQQPQQQTPSAAPGQYEYFDRYSAPQRQNTQPLAAQAPQRSSTGGSFAGYSEASTGGYHRAPPVPPKNIDQQPSGGRSAPPLPPQIPHYGQPSQFHSYAYQQQPSQGNGGNDPNNPNGSNLIYDQPSKYSPNMYNFFSNN is encoded by the exons ATGAAAACTCATCTTCTCGCAGTTCCCTCAAAGCGATCCGAGGAAGTCAATTGGTTGAAACCCTTGAGCAACTACTTGCTTTCTACTTATGGTTCCACCAGTGAATACACCGAAGACCTCACagccttcaacaagttgagaCAGGACATTCGTGGAGTGAATGCTGATAACACGGGAATCAACCTATACTACAAGTACTACAGCCAGCTTGAGCTACTCGACTTGAGGGTGCCCTTCAATGTAGTTAACGCAAGTaagaagatcaacttcACGTGGCACGATGCCTTCCAACCCTCATTGGTTAATAAGCAAGGAGCCTTGCCGTTTGAGAAGGCCAACGTTCTCTTCAACCTAGGAGCTCTTTTGTCAGAGTATGCCAAAGTAAGATATGAAGAGTCTCAACGCAGTGTTGCTGGAACGGAGGAGGCTTCTACGAAGGAGGCTATCCAGCTCTTTCAACAGGCTGCTGGAATCTACCAGTTTTTGAACGAAAACTTTCTCCATGCTCCCTCCCTAGACTTGAACCAGTCTACAGTTAAGTTTTTGGTCAAATTGATGTTGGCTCAGGCGCAGGAAGTTTTTGTTTTGACGGTTATAACCGGcgatcttgaaggaaagaagaactcttTGGTATCAAAATTGTGTCGTAGTGCCTCCGTTCATTACGAGGAATGCCACAATATGACTTCGTACATATCCAGTTTGGGAAGCAACTTCGACGATTTCGCAGTGGTGGACTCGGAAGacttagaagaagatttttTGGATAAACCGGATGACTCTGACGAGACTACAGAAGCCAGCACTTCCCATGTTCCTGCCAAGCTTGATGCTTCATGGATTGCTACCGTCACCTTGAAAATGCACTATTACAAGTCGTTGTCGTACTACTACAATGCCATGAACTTGGAGGCCGGAAAAAAATATGGTGATGCATTGGCTTACTATACGAAATCGCAGGATATTCTTCACGAGATCAACAGCACCTTGTTGAGAAATATCTCCAAAGCTGGCTCTAATGAAGCATACGAGATTTTAGACAACTACAAGTACCAAAAAGATGCTGTAGGAATCAAATTAACTGATTTGACAAAGGATAATGACTTAATCTACCATGAAATAATACCATCTTTGGTGACCTTGCCAGACATCAAGCCATTGGATAGTACAAAGGTCATCCCTATAACTCAGAATACGACGTTCCAGGAGATAAATGACCACAACTATAACAATTTCATGAGCAATGTTGTTCCCGTGAATATCCACGAATTGTCCAGTTTTTACTCTGAAGAAAAGTCACAGTTCCTTAGGAACGAGTTGGatgctgttgatgtttcGAATGAGGAGATTTCGTCTGTTTTGGAATACTTGAAATTGCCTAAGGCCTTGGTAACtatcaaggaattgataAATAGCACAGAAAACTCTGACACAGACTCAAGTGGTAGTTCTATCGACCCCAAAATTGAAGCCATCGCCAATGAAATCTCGTCGGAGTATGCCAATGATCAATTGAATAGGCAAAAAATTTCCCAACTTAGGAAGGAAATCTATGAAAATATTTCACAGAGCGAAGAAATAGCTTCCAAGCAGGTTTCAGAGTCGTTGACTAGTTTTAAGATGGATCTTgtgaagatcaagaaatcgCTATATGATGCCACTAATTCGGATAACCAACTTTTCGGCTTAATCAATGACGACTCTCAAAGTTTGTATGCTCTTTTGGGAAAGGGTTCGAATTCCGAAGAGCTCAAGaatctcttcaagacttcttctgataaGTCACAAGCTTCGAAGCCGGACATCAGTTTGCTAGACATGATAGATACAGAAGTCAAGTCACCTAAAGACCAGATTCTCTCGCAAATCAAAGTCTTGGAAGATATATTGCACGACTTAAATGTGATCAAAGCCAACAAGACCAAGTTAGTTGagacgttgaagaaggaaattCATAATGACGATATTTCAGacattttgattttgaatagCAAGATGAAGTCTAcaaatgaaatcaaaacaCTTATATTCccagaagagttgaagaaattccaGCCATACAACGAAGAGTTAGAtaagttgatccagaaggaaaagTCCTTTGTCAATGATTTGAGGACCGAATGGGGcaaactttcttctgatcCTGAGATCAAAAATATCCAATCATCGAAGGCATCCAAAGATCAATTGGTAGCTAGTCAAAGTGCAAGAATCACCTCTTTCTACAACGACTCCTGGAAAAAGTATTCTTTGGGTTTGAAGAGAGGTTCTCAATTCTATGCTGGTTTACTAGATTCGGCCATTAATTTGAAAGGAAATATCCAAAACGAAGCTGACCGAGCTGCTATTAAACCAAGGTCATCGTTGACTAGTAGTTTCGATGGTTTAAGTTTGAACCAACAGCCACCTCTACCACCCCAACAACATTATCAGCAACAACCTCAGCAGCAAACCCCGTCAGCAGCTCCGGGTCAGTATGAGTATTTTGATCGTTACTCAGCACCTCAGCGACAGAATACACAGCCTTTGG CAGCACAAGCTCCGCAGCGTAGTTCAACTGGAGGAAGTTTTGCTGGTTATTCTGAAGCTTCTACTGGTGGATACCATAGAGCTCCTCCCGTTCCACCAAAGAATATCGACCAGCAACCACTGGGTGGACGTTCTGCGCCTCCTTTGCCTCCACAGATTCCACACTATGGCCAGCCATCACAATTCCATTCATATG CTTACCAACAGCAGCCTTCTCAGGGCAACGGAGGAAACGACCCCAACAACCCTAACGGTAGCAACTTGATCTACGACCAGCCTTCGAAGTACCTGCCAAATATGTACAatttcttttccaacaattAG